From one Triticum urartu cultivar G1812 chromosome 3, Tu2.1, whole genome shotgun sequence genomic stretch:
- the LOC125549321 gene encoding dirigent protein 22-like, producing MAFDALFFVLLALATMQPQTASSEKETHLKVYWHDVVSGPDPTSVPVAQAATTNTSKTAFGMVVVIDDPLTEGPGLNSSRLMGRAQGTYIAAGKDQLALLMNMNFVFTAGKYNGSSVAIMGRNAVFTKVREMAVIGGTGVFRWARGYAQARTHTLDLKTGDATVEYNIFIRH from the coding sequence ATGGCCTTTGACGCGCTCTTCTTCGTCCTCCTCGCCCTGGCCACCATGCAGCCGCAGACCGCATCGTCTGAGAAGGAGACGCACCTCAAGGTGTACTGGCACGACGTGGTGAGCGGACCGGACCCAACGTCGGTTCCGGTGGCGCAAGCGGCGACGACCAACACCTCCAAGACAGCCTTCGGCATGGTTGTGGTCATCGACGACCCGCTCACTGAGGGGCCCGGCCTCAACTCGTCCAGGCTCATGGGCCGCGCCCAGGGCACGTACATCGCCGCCGGCAAGGACCAGCTCGCGCTGCTCATGAACATGAACTTCGTCTTCACCGCTGGCAAGTACAACGGCAGCAGCGTCGCAATTATGGGTCGCAACGCTGTGTTCACAAAGGTACGTGAGATGGCTGTCATCGGCGGTACAGGCGTTTTCAGGTGGGCCCGCGGGTACGCGCAGGCCAGAACGCACACCTTGGACCTCAAGACCGGCGACGCCACCGTCGAGTACAACATATTCATCAGGCACTAG